TTATTAAGAACACAACCTTCGCCATCACGGCGCGAAGAATCAGTGAGTATTTATTGCTTTCCCGGCAGTGCCTCTTCCTGGGTTTGGAGAAAGGTTTTTTAGGGTTACCCTAACAAACGAGCGTGCTTATGGGCAGGAGGGGCGAGAATACCGTGATACTTGGGTTAACATCAATAGGGCATTTTATAAATGATGGGAACATGTGGTTAATACCAGGCATAATACTTCCGGTGCTAAGTGCCATGGGCGTTAACTACGCAGTGATTGGACTACTATCGGCATTGTACGCAGCCCTCTCAGCCCTGGCAAGCCCCCTGGTGCCACTGAGTGTGAGGTGGCTTGGTGGTTATATGAGGGCCATGGCCCTTGGGATGTTCCTCTGGGCGTTCTCCATAGGGTTGGCGGCCATGGGCTTCCTAACCCGCAATCCATACATGGTGTATGCAGGCGTTATAACGGCCGGTATTGGAGCCGCGTATTACCACCCCATTGGCAGCGCCCTGTTATCCATGACCTACGGAGGAAGCGCCGGGGCTGCCCTAGGGATTAATGGAGCCTTCGGTAGCCTTGGCAGGACCCTATACCCACTCATTGGCTCATTACTCGTATTCGTGGGTGCGGTGACCACGGTATACAACATATGGATACTCTCCCTAGTAACGACGCTGGTGGGAATTGCCGTGCTATTCTACGGTATTTATAAATTCGACATAAAGCCAGGCATTAAGGGGGCTGGTAAGGGCGATCCTTCAGTGGTTAACACCTCATTGAAGGTCTCCGCAGCGCTCATAACCCTACTCTTCGTAATAACACTACTGAGAAACACCGTGGGTCAGGGAATACAGACATTCCTGGGCATATACATAAACAAGGTGCTTGGCATAAGGTTTGGTGTTAATTACGGCGTGGTACTGGCCATACTCTTGGCGTCCGCAATACCAGGCCAGCCATTACTGGGTTGGTTAAGTGATAAGGTGGGTAGGAGGACCATAGCCTCCTTATCCACCTTCGCCTTCGCCCTACTCTTCATAGCCTTCATATACACAGGCAACCTGGTCCTAGCCTTCTTCTCATTAATGTTCTTACTGAGCAACTTCCCACTGATAATGGCAGTAATAGGCGATTTATTCCCAAGGGAGCAGGTGAGCTGGGCCACATCCATTGTCTGGAATGGCGCCGTGACCGGCGGTAATGTACTGGGCTCATTAATAACGGGATTACTGGCCCAGTACTACGTACCAATTTACGGTGAGGTGGGGGCGCTAGAGCACGCGCTCCTCATAATGTCCGCGCTGGCCTTCGTATCAGGGGCCCTGTGGCTAGCCGTGCCCAAGCCACCGAGGAGATCAAAGGTACCACTATTCGGGTAAGCATACGGACTTGAGTGGGCACCGTAAAGGGTAAAACCACAATGGCCCAGCGGGCATTGAAAGCTGTGGTTACAGGTTTCGTTTCATATAGAATAACAGCCACTTATATTATTTTTTAATTAATTGATAATTAATGTAGTGACGATATGGGATCACAACCCCTGTTAAGTAAGAGGTGGTTCATGGCGACTCTAGTAGCGGTTGTGATGGTGACCGCGCTGGTCATGGCTGTTGGCGGCACCATGCACCCCAAACCACTCAATCCCACACAACCATTCACACTACTCAGTGGTGTTCCCAAGCCACGTGTATGCTTCATCAACTACCCCAACAATCAGCTCATTAGCACCGCAATGTCCCAGTTGGGTGAATTGGGCTTGGTCTACACCGTGGTTCAAATACCAAACCAGGCACTGACCATGAACTGCTCCCTGCTCGTAATCCCATCACAATGGTTGGGCGAGTACGGTGGTCAGTACAGGGATGAACTCATTAACGCACTGGAGAGGGGCTTGGTACTGGAGTCCATGGGCCCCAACGCAGGTAATGCATTACTTGGCATAGTTGGCAATTACCTTGAGGAGCACGCATCCATAGTAATTGGCGAGCCCCTGAAGGGCCCTGTGAAGGTTGTGAAGCCCATGCTACCCAGTAATGTGGAGCCCTGTCCCTAGCCCTGATACCCACGGGCGGCCCCAGGTACGTGACCGAATACTACATCTACCAAGACATACCGCCAAGCAGCATGGCAAGCACCGTACTAATAACATGGGTAAACCACGTGGAGGCTACTAGCCACGTTGGTGGCCAGTTAATGAACCCACTAACACTAAGCCCACCAAGGCCCCTATGGTATCATTTCCAAGTGGTCCAGGAACCCACGGTCTTCCTCCAGGGCTTCACCTACGTGGGTACCCTGGGTTGGTACGTGTCCAATGTTTCTGGCTGGTTTGGTAATCCAGTGGGTACGCAATACGTTAAGGTTAACCTCTACTACGCCTACCAGCAATCACCAGGTCCTTATTACTGGTTCCTGGATTACATGGAGCAAGGTACTGAGGGGAGCACCAGCGATGGTGGCTACTACCCATTAGGTGGCACAATCATAGTCAATGGCTACACGTACAAGTGGCCAGGGCAATCACTCTGGGGGGGGTACAGCCCTGGGGCTTATCTAACCAGGGTGAAATCACATATTCTATAGGCATATCCAATGGTATTGATTTTGGGTTATCATACACCGAGCCCGCCGGGGCCACGGTAACCGCCGAGTTAACCGGGGAGACAAATCTAACGGCGGGTATTGTTCAATGGGATTGGCAACTTAGTAATCAAGAGCCTGGCGTGACGTACCTATTCCCACCAATCGCCGTTTATGAGTTAACACCCAGCGAGCCTGGTGGTGAACCGCCATTTTATGAGAGCATGGCATTCCAGGCATCGTACCAGTGGGTTTATTGGAGTGGCCCATTACCACCCTACGCCAGTACCCCCACGATTAACATAACGGTGCTTGTCTACCCAACCTCCATGCAAGTCTTAAACGTGACCGGGGCCTCCTGATAACCGTGGGTATGATTTTTACGGAGCAACCCACCTAAAGCCGTACTTCTCGTAAATCGCCCTGACCTCCGGGTCCCTTAAATGCCTGAAGAGTTCCCTGGCCTCCCCCGAGGCCCAGGGCATTAGTGCGAAGGCTAGTTTACCTACCCTGTTCCTGGTGGGCACCACGTGCTTAAAGCCCCAGTAGGTTGCCTCGGTCCTCCAAACCACGCCTGCGTCTATTAACCCACCCTGGAGTAGGGCCGGTATCTCCCTATGGTGTATCCTGGTTAGGTATGCATTACCGCTAATCAGCCCCTCATAATCCCCGCAGTACTCCATGTACAACTCACGGAATAGCTGGCCAATACCCTCAGTCACAGGGTTTGGTATGGCAACCCTCACACCCCTTAACTCGCACCAGTCCCTGACCTCCCTACTGCCGTAAACAATGGCTAGGTCATTCTCCACATACTCAAAGTACTCGGTGACGTTGAGCCCCTTGAGCATACCCGTGGGTAGTGATACAATATCGGGCCTAACATCAATAACGAGGTTACCAACCCTCAACGCCCTTCCCAGGGCCCTCTCCCTAACAAGGCCTGGTGGTATGGTCTCCACATAAACCCTAAAGCCCAACCTACCCAGGTAATCCATGAGCTCATTAACCACAAACCACTGATTACCCGCGAGGCTCATCCTAACACCGCTCAGGGTACCCCTCACGTCACTCAACATGTTGAAGCCCGGTAGGGATATGTCCACGTAATCCACAGGTACCTAGGGAACAGACTTAAAATAAGCCTTTCACCCCCATGCAACCGTGGGCCTAAAGGTCGTGGTTCAGGTGTCGGATATAGAGAATGTGCAGAGGGCGTTGACGTCATGTAAGAACCTAATAAATGAAATACCAGACGCACAGGTGGAGGTGGTGTTCCATCAAACGGCCATAAGGGCGGTTGTTAGGGGTGGTGGGTTTGATGATGCGATTAGGGAGTTAATGAGTAGGGGGGTTACCATAGTTGCCTGTAGAAACTCCATGAGGAGCAGCGGGATTAGGGATGATGAGTTGATAGAGAATGTGAAGATAGTGAATGCGGGCGTGGCCGAGATAGTGCGTAGGCAGGCCGAGGGATGGACTTACCTAAGGCTGTGACAAAACAACACACGTGGGATTCCACAACCGAAACCACGCATGGGCGCTTATGGGCGTCACCACTCACACAAAGGCCAAGTCCACCCTGGGCGTTAAGCCCCTCTCAGAGGCCCACTCCAGTAGTGTCCTTATGGCTCTCTCACTCTCAACCCCCATGTCCAGGGTGTACTCATTAACGTACATCCTCACGAACCTGTCCGTGTCATTGATGTCCGAGCCCCTGGAGAACTCCATGGCGTGCCTCAGGGCCTCATCCCTATGCTCCATGGCGTACCTAAGGGACTGGTCAATGCCTCCTTAACCTCCAGGGCCACGTCCATTCCCAGGGATGCCTTGACCACATCCAAACCCAGTGGTGTGGGTAGCCGTGTCTGCTCATACCACCACTCACCAAGGTCCATTATCCTCCTTAAGCCATACCTCTCATAGGTTATTTGCCCCTCGTGTATCAACACACCCGCATCAACAACCCCACCCCTGACAGCATCCATTATCCTATCAAACGGCACCTCCACGGTCTTCACATTGGGCATGGCAAGCTTAAGCAGTAGTGTTGCTGTGGTGTAGGTCCCTGGCACTGCAACGAGTTCCGGGTTTCCCGTATTACCCACGACCACGGGCCCGTAGCGAAGGCCCATGGACGCCCCAACCCTGAGGATATAGTACTTACTGCCTATGTAAGCCATTGCGTGCGTACTAACGGCACTCACGTCAACCCTACCGTGCATGGCCAGTTTATTCAGTGTCTCAATATCCGCCAGGAACTCCCTAACGCCAAAACCCACCCTCACCAAGCCCCTCTTTAGGGCATAGAACATGAACGCATCATCCGGATCCGGGCTGTGGCCCACCACCAACTCCATCAATGAGGTACGTGCACAAATGAATTTTTAACCTTCTCCCACCCACAGCCCCTACTACACATCCTCGTAAATAACACCAAGGCCCAGCAACTGAGCAAACTCAGCCAACTCCTCCCTGTGGTCACCGTAAAGGACGACCCTGTGCCACCCCCCACGCCAACGCCAATTACCCACCACAGCCCTGGCATTACCACTGGCCACGAGCTTCGTGGCACAAGCCTCCTGCCTAAATTCATTACCCACGGCCCTGGACACGTGTATCGAGAGAACTCTCTCCTCAGGGTTGAAGCCCACCACGGTAACGTCCTCATTCACGGGAAGCCTCACGTGTATTGAGGCGTGCTTCGTGCCTAGGTGGGCCTTGGTTATTACGTAGGGTACCTCGGGCTTTGGGGAGCCATGGGGGTTAGTGGGTGCGTAGCAGTGGTGGTATATGAACTCACCGGTCAATTCATCAACGCCCACGTTTACCGTGAAGCCATTCACATTGAACAAGTACTTACCAATGAGTATGGGTATTGCAGCGTATGGGTCAGCCTCACAAACGGGCATTATGCCATCATACCAAAGCTGCATGTATCCCAGGCAGGGCCACGCCTTGAGGAGCCCCGTGTTGTAGAGGACTATGCAGTCCACGGCAATGGCATCCGCATTTAACTCCTTGGCCGCCCTCCTCATGGCCACGTAGAGCCTAGCCGCATTGAGTAGTTCCTCCATGGAGTCGTCATTAACGGCCTCGGCACCCCTAACCCACCTCTCAACCCACTCCCTAGCCTCATCCTGGCTCACCGAGTCATAGTACCTGGCCCTGAACTCATTGGCATCCATTATTATTGGCGTGATCCCTGTTATGGATTGAATGAGTCTGAGCACGCTGTATAGATCCGTGTTCATACCAAACTGCCAATAGGCGTGGGACTTAAGCGAGGGTGATACCACGAAGAGCACTCTGGCGCCCCTGAGTCTGGCGAGGGCTATTAAGTACCTAACCTTAGACAGGACCTTTGGGTTCGTTATGTCCCTGGTGGCCACGCCAATGACTGGGTAACCCTCATCCCTGGCCTTGGCGATACTCATCATGTACTCCCCAGCCCCTGCGTAGGACTCGGCAATCACTAGGACTGGCTTACCACTCATCACTATCGGGTCCATGAGGCCCGTTATTGAGTTTAGGGAGACCACGAGGAAGCCCACGGAGCCACCCTCCAACCTCAGGAAATCACTCACATCGCCCAGGTCCCTAATCACGTACTCCACAAACTCCACATCCGGGTAGAGGGACCTAACGGCGCTCATGAATGCACGCCTCCTCTCACCAAGCCACTCCTCACTGACTGGTGGGCCGCCCAGGTCACCGATGACCGGGCTTATGAAGGCTATGGGTATCCTGGGAACACCCGGCATGGGTATGGGATTACCCTGGACTTATAGGTATTAACCCTGTAACCAACCACAGCAACACCACGTACATGGTTAATTTCAACGGTGACCACGGGCCAGTTCACTAACCCTTTTTAACCGAGTACGTGGTTAATTACTGGTAATGAGGGCCATTTACTCATGGCCCACCCGGACCTATGAAGTAGGCCCTGAACTATTGGTTCTACCTAACGTCAGGGAGAGCCCCCTGGGCAGGGCATTAGGCGGAGGTAGGGTCCAGTGCGCACTGTGCCATAGGCGCTGCACCCTAAGCCCTGGGCAGGCGGGGCTTTGCGGCATGAGGTTCAACATTAACAGTAGGCTTTACACGGCGGCTTACGGCCTATTAACGGCGGTGGAGTCCAGGCCCATGGAAATAAAGCCCCTCTACCACTACTACCCACGCACATCAGCCCTAACCATCAGCACCTGGGGATGCACATTCCCCTGCGCCTGGTGCCAAAACTGGCACCTCTCCAAGATATCCTCACTAACCGGTGAGTACGTACAGCCCGAGAAACTCATTGAGTGGGCCCTTGAGAATGGGGACTCTGGGATTAACATAAGCTTCAACGAACCAACCCTACTAACCGAGTACGCACTAGACGTATTCAAGCTAGCCAGGGAAAGGGGGCTCCACGCATCAATAAACACCAACGGCTACCTAACACCGGAAGCCCTGGAGGCGCTCCACAGGGCTGGCATGGATGGTATGAACTCGGACATAAAGGGTGGACGTGAAACCTACAGGTACTGGTTGGCGGCGGACTTCGATAAGTTAATGCAGACGCTTAGGAGGGCAGTTCAATTGGGCATACACCTGGAGGTCACCTACCTAGTGATACCCGGGGTTAATGATCAGGAGGCTGATGAGGTAATAAACGCAGTGGCCAGCCTAGGGAGGGACGTACCACTACACATAACGGCATACTACCCAGCGCACAAGCTCAACAACCCACCAACACCCACGGAGTTAATCGAGGAGATATGGAGGAGGGCTAAGAAGGAGCTTGATTACGTCTACGTGGGTAACGTACCGGGGCACCCTGGGCAGCACACGTACTGCCCGAGGTGCGGTGCACCACTCATTAAGAGGTTTGAGGATAGGGTTGTTGATGTTAAATTGAATGGTTACAAATGCCCCAGGTGCGGTTACGAGATAAAGATTAGGGGCTACGTGGGGAGGTACGGCAATATACACAGGAGGTTCATCTAGTAATAGGAGTCCCTGGTTGGTAAAAAGGGATTTTAAAGTTGCAGTGGTTCATTAATTAATGTCGAAGAGGCAGGGGAGGAGGAAGAAGGAGGCTGAGGAGGGGCAGGAAAGCGCGTCAATAACGGCATTCCTCTACGGAACCACCGAAACCAAACCAGAGACCAAGCCCCAGTCACAGGAGCGGGTTGGCACGACCACGGAGGCAAAACCAATTGAGAAACCCACTGGGGCCACCCAGGCAGTGCCTGGGGAGGATGCAGTGCTCAACTTCATCAAGGCCAGGGGTAACGTTACGAAGAACGAGTTAATGGCCTGGGCCAAGACCAAGGGCTTGAGGACCTCGGACGTACTAAGGGCCATTGAGGAGTTAACGAGCAGGGGTAGGATAACCAGGAGGCTTAATGATAAGGGGGATTTAGTGTACGTGTTTATTAAGTGAGGGTTATGAGGGGTAAAAACTATTAAAGCCACACACATCATTAGCCAGTGTCCAGCATCAGCGAGAGCAAGATCTGGGCCGCAATAGCATGGGCACTACTAATCATAGGGGCTGTGATAGCCCTACTCGTGAGGCCAAGGGATGATTACGTGAGGTACTGGGCCCTGGAATCCATAGGCTTCACAGTGGTTGTGGTACTAGCCTACATAGCGGTCCTAATAGTTAGTTTCATCTTCGCATTCACTATAGTAATACCAATAATCCTAAAGATCCTCTACGGACTAGGGGTACTCCTAGCCTGGCTAATAGGCATATTCAAGGCCCTAACGGGCGACAGGTGGAGACCGCCAGTGATACATGAGGTCGCTGATTACATAAGGAGGGCACTATCCCTATGATCGGGGGCCACGGGTAAATGGGCTTAAAGACCCACAACCCACACAATAAGCCGGTGATGATGTTCAAGGGCACCGAGAAGTGAGGAAATGGCGGAACACTGAGCATCAACAAGGCTCAGCGCTGGCTCCCCTCCCTCTTCTCAGCCTCCCTCCTAAGCGCAAGCCCAACCATCACACTCGCGTATGCATGGAGCTTCCAAGCCTCCGGGTACTTACCATACTCCCTAACCACCTTACGGGCAATCTCCCTAAGCTCCAACGCCTCCTCAAGGGTTAACTCATCCTTCATGAGCAACTCCTCAAGCCTCTTAACCTCCTCCCTACTCAACGGGTTCGGTCCAACAAGCTTAATAATCCTAATCAACTCACCCCTAGCCAACAAAGCCCTCTCAGCCTTCAATATACCCTCACTGGTCAGGAGCTCAATGAAGAACTCCTGATACGCAGTGAAGCCCTCGGTTAACCTGTCTATCCTCCTATTGGTCTCATCAATCCTACCACTGACCTCGTTAATCCTCGCGTCAAGCCTATTCCCCAACTCCTCCAACTTCCCAAATCGATTCTCCAATTCCTTAAACCTGTAATCCAATTCCTTAAAATCTATAATCTATTTCCCTAAACCTATAATCAATCTCTATGAATCTCCTACCAAGCCAGTAGGCTAGTGTGGCTATGGAGGCAACAACGGTGACTACAGTCACCAGTAGACCAATAAGAACCTCATCCACCAACCAAGAACCAGGCAACCATTAAGTATCAACCAGGCTTCGCACTGGCCTCCCTGGGCCTCCTCCTACCCCTCTTCTCCTCAATCCTCTTCCTCAGCAGTCCAATGTGGAATAGGAGCTCATTAATACCCAACTTCCTACCCACATCCTCACCGTAATTAAGCAGATTCTCAGCCTCAACCAAGTCCCTGGTCCTACCCCTGGCAATGAGCTCCTGCGCAGTGTAGACAATGCACTCCACAAACTTCTCCCTAAACTCCAACGCCTTCTCCCTATTACCACTCCTCTCAGCCTCATTAATCAACCTCTCCCAATCACTGCACCTCATCGCCCAACCCAAAACCCATTGGTTTTTAAGGCTTGCCCCCAGCCCCGGACTCCCTAGCCGCCCGTGCACGCCTAACCTCAATGAGCCTCCTAATCCTGTTAATAATGGGCTTGTAACTACTGTATAGGTTGGCCTCCCTGGCCTCCTTAACAGCC
This is a stretch of genomic DNA from Vulcanisaeta thermophila. It encodes these proteins:
- a CDS encoding DUF4870 domain-containing protein, translating into MSSISESKIWAAIAWALLIIGAVIALLVRPRDDYVRYWALESIGFTVVVVLAYIAVLIVSFIFAFTIVIPIILKILYGLGVLLAWLIGIFKALTGDRWRPPVIHEVADYIRRALSL
- a CDS encoding molybdate ABC transporter substrate-binding protein yields the protein MDYVDISLPGFNMLSDVRGTLSGVRMSLAGNQWFVVNELMDYLGRLGFRVYVETIPPGLVRERALGRALRVGNLVIDVRPDIVSLPTGMLKGLNVTEYFEYVENDLAIVYGSREVRDWCELRGVRVAIPNPVTEGIGQLFRELYMEYCGDYEGLISGNAYLTRIHHREIPALLQGGLIDAGVVWRTEATYWGFKHVVPTRNRVGKLAFALMPWASGEARELFRHLRDPEVRAIYEKYGFRWVAP
- the amrS gene encoding AmmeMemoRadiSam system radical SAM enzyme; this encodes MRAIYSWPTRTYEVGPELLVLPNVRESPLGRALGGGRVQCALCHRRCTLSPGQAGLCGMRFNINSRLYTAAYGLLTAVESRPMEIKPLYHYYPRTSALTISTWGCTFPCAWCQNWHLSKISSLTGEYVQPEKLIEWALENGDSGINISFNEPTLLTEYALDVFKLARERGLHASINTNGYLTPEALEALHRAGMDGMNSDIKGGRETYRYWLAADFDKLMQTLRRAVQLGIHLEVTYLVIPGVNDQEADEVINAVASLGRDVPLHITAYYPAHKLNNPPTPTELIEEIWRRAKKELDYVYVGNVPGHPGQHTYCPRCGAPLIKRFEDRVVDVKLNGYKCPRCGYEIKIRGYVGRYGNIHRRFI
- a CDS encoding fucose isomerase, with the protein product MPGVPRIPIAFISPVIGDLGGPPVSEEWLGERRRAFMSAVRSLYPDVEFVEYVIRDLGDVSDFLRLEGGSVGFLVVSLNSITGLMDPIVMSGKPVLVIAESYAGAGEYMMSIAKARDEGYPVIGVATRDITNPKVLSKVRYLIALARLRGARVLFVVSPSLKSHAYWQFGMNTDLYSVLRLIQSITGITPIIMDANEFRARYYDSVSQDEAREWVERWVRGAEAVNDDSMEELLNAARLYVAMRRAAKELNADAIAVDCIVLYNTGLLKAWPCLGYMQLWYDGIMPVCEADPYAAIPILIGKYLFNVNGFTVNVGVDELTGEFIYHHCYAPTNPHGSPKPEVPYVITKAHLGTKHASIHVRLPVNEDVTVVGFNPEERVLSIHVSRAVGNEFRQEACATKLVASGNARAVVGNWRWRGGWHRVVLYGDHREELAEFAQLLGLGVIYEDV
- a CDS encoding MFS transporter, with product MGRRGENTVILGLTSIGHFINDGNMWLIPGIILPVLSAMGVNYAVIGLLSALYAALSALASPLVPLSVRWLGGYMRAMALGMFLWAFSIGLAAMGFLTRNPYMVYAGVITAGIGAAYYHPIGSALLSMTYGGSAGAALGINGAFGSLGRTLYPLIGSLLVFVGAVTTVYNIWILSLVTTLVGIAVLFYGIYKFDIKPGIKGAGKGDPSVVNTSLKVSAALITLLFVITLLRNTVGQGIQTFLGIYINKVLGIRFGVNYGVVLAILLASAIPGQPLLGWLSDKVGRRTIASLSTFAFALLFIAFIYTGNLVLAFFSLMFLLSNFPLIMAVIGDLFPREQVSWATSIVWNGAVTGGNVLGSLITGLLAQYYVPIYGEVGALEHALLIMSALAFVSGALWLAVPKPPRRSKVPLFG
- a CDS encoding DsrE family protein, with product MGLKVVVQVSDIENVQRALTSCKNLINEIPDAQVEVVFHQTAIRAVVRGGGFDDAIRELMSRGVTIVACRNSMRSSGIRDDELIENVKIVNAGVAEIVRRQAEGWTYLRL